One segment of Anguilla anguilla isolate fAngAng1 chromosome 1, fAngAng1.pri, whole genome shotgun sequence DNA contains the following:
- the klc1a gene encoding kinesin light chain 1 isoform X3, whose translation MMYENMSTMVCVKEDPGEKLSQDEIISKTKQVIQGLEALKHEHHSILDGLLQTLNCLKQDEETSLVEEKSHMIRKSLEMLELGLSEAQVMMALSGHLSSVESEKQKLRAQVRRLCQENQWLRDELANTQQKLQKSEQSVAQLEEEKKHLEFMNQLKKYDEDLSPSEEKDSDSSKETLDDLFPNDEDDQGPGIQQHNSSAAAAAQQGGYEIPARLRTLHNLVIQYASQGRYEVAVPLCKQALEDLEKTSGHDHPDVATMLNILALVYRDQNKYKEAANLLNDALAIREKTLGRDHPAVAATLNNLAVLYGKRGKYKEAEPLCKRALEIREKVLGKDHPDVAKQLNNLALLCQNQGKYDEVEYYYQRALEIYQTKLGPDDPNVAKTKNNLASCYLKQGKFKQAETLYKEILTRAHEREFGSVDDENKPIWMHAEEREEQSKGKQKDGSPFGEYGGWYKACKVDSPTVTTTLKNLGALYRRQGKFEAAETLEEAAMRSRKQGLDTVHKQRVAEVLNDPESREKQRSRESLTSDVVKYESGPDGGEEVSMSVEWNGDGSGSLKRSGSFSKLRASIRRSSEKLVRKLKGGGSRDSEPKNPGNEIIV comes from the exons AT gatgtatgaGAACATGTCCACGATGGTGTGCGTGAAGGAGGACCCGGGCGAGAAGCTGTCCCAGGATGAGATCATCTCCAAGACCAAGCAGGTGATCCAGGGCCTGGAGGCCCTGAAGCACGAGCACCACTCCATCCTGGACGGCCTGCTGCAGACACTCAACTGCCTGAAGCAGGATGAGGAGACCAGCCTGGTGGAGGAGAAGTCCCACATGATCCGCAAGTCCCTGGAGATGCTGGAGCTGGGGCTGAGCGAGGCACAG GTGATGATGGCTCTGTCGGGCCACCTGAGCTCGGTGGAGTCGGAGAAGCAGAAGCTGCGGGCGCAGGTGCGGCGGCTGTGCCAGGAGAACCAGTGGCTGCGGGACGAGCTGGCCAACACCcagcagaagctgcagaagAGCGAGCAGAGCGTggcccagctggaggaggagaagaagcacCTGGAGTTCATGAACCAGCTCAAGAAGTACGACGAGGACCTCTCCCCTTCT GAAGAGAAAGACTCGGACTCCAGCAAGGAGACGCTGGACGACCTCTTCCCCAACGATGAAGACGACCAGGGTCCAGGCA TCCAGCAGCATAACAGCAGTGCGGCGGCCGCCGCCCAGCAGGGAGGCTACGAGATCCCGGCCCGCCTGCGCACCCTGCACAACCTGGTGATCCAGTACGCCTCCCAGGGCCGGTACGAGGTGGCCGTGCCCCTCTGCAAGCAGGccctggaggacctggagaagACCTCCGGCCACGACCACCCCGACGTGGCCACCATGCTCAACATCCTGGCCCTGGTGTACAG GGACCAGAACAAATACAAGGAGGCAGCCAACCTGCTTAACGACGCCCTGGCCATCCGGGAGAAGACCCTGGGCAGGGACCACCCAGCG gtGGCAGCCACTCTGAACAACTTGGCGGTACTCTACGGCAAGAGGGGCAAGTACAAGGAGGCGGAGCCACTGTGCAAGCGGGCACTGGAGATCCGAGAGAAG GTGCTGGGCAAGGACCACCCGGACGTGGCCAAGCAGCTGAACAACCTGGCGCTGCTGTGCCAGAACCAGGGCAAGTACGACGAGGTGGAGTACTACTACCAGCGcgccctggagatctaccagaCCAAGCTGGGCCCCGACGACCCCAACGTGGCCAAGACCAAGAACAACCTG GCGTCCTGTTACCTCAAGCAGGGGAAGTTCAAGCAGGCGGAGACGCTGTACAAAGAGATCCTCACCCGGGCGCACGAGAGGGAGTTTGGGTCGGTGGACG ATGAGAATAAGCCCATATGGATGCAcgcggaggagagagaggagcagagcaaG GGGAAGCAGAAAGACGGCTCGCCCTTCGGGGAGTACGGCGGGTGGTACAAGGCCTGCAAGGTGGACAG CCCCACAGTGACCACCACGCTGAAGAACCTGGGCGCCCTCTACAGGCGGCAGGGCAAGTTCGAGGCCGCCGAGACCCTGGAGGAGGCCGCCATGCGCTCCCGAAAACAG ggtcTGGACACGGTGCACAAGCAGCGTGTGGCGGAGGTGCTGAACGACCCTGAGTCGCGGGAGAAGCAGCGCAGCCGCGAGAGCCTGACCTCCGACGTGGTGAAGTATGAGAGCGGCCCGGATGGGGGCGAGGAAGTGAGTATGAGCGTGGAGTGGAATGGG
- the klc1a gene encoding kinesin light chain 1 isoform X5, with protein MMYENMSTMVCVKEDPGEKLSQDEIISKTKQVIQGLEALKHEHHSILDGLLQTLNCLKQDEETSLVEEKSHMIRKSLEMLELGLSEAQVMMALSGHLSSVESEKQKLRAQVRRLCQENQWLRDELANTQQKLQKSEQSVAQLEEEKKHLEFMNQLKKYDEDLSPSEEKDSDSSKETLDDLFPNDEDDQGPGIQQHNSSAAAAAQQGGYEIPARLRTLHNLVIQYASQGRYEVAVPLCKQALEDLEKTSGHDHPDVATMLNILALVYRDQNKYKEAANLLNDALAIREKTLGRDHPAVAATLNNLAVLYGKRGKYKEAEPLCKRALEIREKVLGKDHPDVAKQLNNLALLCQNQGKYDEVEYYYQRALEIYQTKLGPDDPNVAKTKNNLASCYLKQGKFKQAETLYKEILTRAHEREFGSVDDENKPIWMHAEEREEQSKGKQKDGSPFGEYGGWYKACKVDSPTVTTTLKNLGALYRRQGKFEAAETLEEAAMRSRKQGLDTVHKQRVAEVLNDPESREKQRSRESLTSDVVKYESGPDGGEEA; from the exons AT gatgtatgaGAACATGTCCACGATGGTGTGCGTGAAGGAGGACCCGGGCGAGAAGCTGTCCCAGGATGAGATCATCTCCAAGACCAAGCAGGTGATCCAGGGCCTGGAGGCCCTGAAGCACGAGCACCACTCCATCCTGGACGGCCTGCTGCAGACACTCAACTGCCTGAAGCAGGATGAGGAGACCAGCCTGGTGGAGGAGAAGTCCCACATGATCCGCAAGTCCCTGGAGATGCTGGAGCTGGGGCTGAGCGAGGCACAG GTGATGATGGCTCTGTCGGGCCACCTGAGCTCGGTGGAGTCGGAGAAGCAGAAGCTGCGGGCGCAGGTGCGGCGGCTGTGCCAGGAGAACCAGTGGCTGCGGGACGAGCTGGCCAACACCcagcagaagctgcagaagAGCGAGCAGAGCGTggcccagctggaggaggagaagaagcacCTGGAGTTCATGAACCAGCTCAAGAAGTACGACGAGGACCTCTCCCCTTCT GAAGAGAAAGACTCGGACTCCAGCAAGGAGACGCTGGACGACCTCTTCCCCAACGATGAAGACGACCAGGGTCCAGGCA TCCAGCAGCATAACAGCAGTGCGGCGGCCGCCGCCCAGCAGGGAGGCTACGAGATCCCGGCCCGCCTGCGCACCCTGCACAACCTGGTGATCCAGTACGCCTCCCAGGGCCGGTACGAGGTGGCCGTGCCCCTCTGCAAGCAGGccctggaggacctggagaagACCTCCGGCCACGACCACCCCGACGTGGCCACCATGCTCAACATCCTGGCCCTGGTGTACAG GGACCAGAACAAATACAAGGAGGCAGCCAACCTGCTTAACGACGCCCTGGCCATCCGGGAGAAGACCCTGGGCAGGGACCACCCAGCG gtGGCAGCCACTCTGAACAACTTGGCGGTACTCTACGGCAAGAGGGGCAAGTACAAGGAGGCGGAGCCACTGTGCAAGCGGGCACTGGAGATCCGAGAGAAG GTGCTGGGCAAGGACCACCCGGACGTGGCCAAGCAGCTGAACAACCTGGCGCTGCTGTGCCAGAACCAGGGCAAGTACGACGAGGTGGAGTACTACTACCAGCGcgccctggagatctaccagaCCAAGCTGGGCCCCGACGACCCCAACGTGGCCAAGACCAAGAACAACCTG GCGTCCTGTTACCTCAAGCAGGGGAAGTTCAAGCAGGCGGAGACGCTGTACAAAGAGATCCTCACCCGGGCGCACGAGAGGGAGTTTGGGTCGGTGGACG ATGAGAATAAGCCCATATGGATGCAcgcggaggagagagaggagcagagcaaG GGGAAGCAGAAAGACGGCTCGCCCTTCGGGGAGTACGGCGGGTGGTACAAGGCCTGCAAGGTGGACAG CCCCACAGTGACCACCACGCTGAAGAACCTGGGCGCCCTCTACAGGCGGCAGGGCAAGTTCGAGGCCGCCGAGACCCTGGAGGAGGCCGCCATGCGCTCCCGAAAACAG ggtcTGGACACGGTGCACAAGCAGCGTGTGGCGGAGGTGCTGAACGACCCTGAGTCGCGGGAGAAGCAGCGCAGCCGCGAGAGCCTGACCTCCGACGTGGTGAAGTATGAGAGCGGCCCGGATGGGGGCGAGGAA GCCTAG
- the klc1a gene encoding kinesin light chain 1 isoform X4: MMYENMSTMVCVKEDPGEKLSQDEIISKTKQVIQGLEALKHEHHSILDGLLQTLNCLKQDEETSLVEEKSHMIRKSLEMLELGLSEAQVMMALSGHLSSVESEKQKLRAQVRRLCQENQWLRDELANTQQKLQKSEQSVAQLEEEKKHLEFMNQLKKYDEDLSPSEEKDSDSSKETLDDLFPNDEDDQGPGIQQHNSSAAAAAQQGGYEIPARLRTLHNLVIQYASQGRYEVAVPLCKQALEDLEKTSGHDHPDVATMLNILALVYRDQNKYKEAANLLNDALAIREKTLGRDHPAVAATLNNLAVLYGKRGKYKEAEPLCKRALEIREKVLGKDHPDVAKQLNNLALLCQNQGKYDEVEYYYQRALEIYQTKLGPDDPNVAKTKNNLASCYLKQGKFKQAETLYKEILTRAHEREFGSVDDENKPIWMHAEEREEQSKGKQKDGSPFGEYGGWYKACKVDSPTVTTTLKNLGALYRRQGKFEAAETLEEAAMRSRKQGLDTVHKQRVAEVLNDPESREKQRSRESLTSDVVKYESGPDGGEEVSMSVEWNGA, encoded by the exons AT gatgtatgaGAACATGTCCACGATGGTGTGCGTGAAGGAGGACCCGGGCGAGAAGCTGTCCCAGGATGAGATCATCTCCAAGACCAAGCAGGTGATCCAGGGCCTGGAGGCCCTGAAGCACGAGCACCACTCCATCCTGGACGGCCTGCTGCAGACACTCAACTGCCTGAAGCAGGATGAGGAGACCAGCCTGGTGGAGGAGAAGTCCCACATGATCCGCAAGTCCCTGGAGATGCTGGAGCTGGGGCTGAGCGAGGCACAG GTGATGATGGCTCTGTCGGGCCACCTGAGCTCGGTGGAGTCGGAGAAGCAGAAGCTGCGGGCGCAGGTGCGGCGGCTGTGCCAGGAGAACCAGTGGCTGCGGGACGAGCTGGCCAACACCcagcagaagctgcagaagAGCGAGCAGAGCGTggcccagctggaggaggagaagaagcacCTGGAGTTCATGAACCAGCTCAAGAAGTACGACGAGGACCTCTCCCCTTCT GAAGAGAAAGACTCGGACTCCAGCAAGGAGACGCTGGACGACCTCTTCCCCAACGATGAAGACGACCAGGGTCCAGGCA TCCAGCAGCATAACAGCAGTGCGGCGGCCGCCGCCCAGCAGGGAGGCTACGAGATCCCGGCCCGCCTGCGCACCCTGCACAACCTGGTGATCCAGTACGCCTCCCAGGGCCGGTACGAGGTGGCCGTGCCCCTCTGCAAGCAGGccctggaggacctggagaagACCTCCGGCCACGACCACCCCGACGTGGCCACCATGCTCAACATCCTGGCCCTGGTGTACAG GGACCAGAACAAATACAAGGAGGCAGCCAACCTGCTTAACGACGCCCTGGCCATCCGGGAGAAGACCCTGGGCAGGGACCACCCAGCG gtGGCAGCCACTCTGAACAACTTGGCGGTACTCTACGGCAAGAGGGGCAAGTACAAGGAGGCGGAGCCACTGTGCAAGCGGGCACTGGAGATCCGAGAGAAG GTGCTGGGCAAGGACCACCCGGACGTGGCCAAGCAGCTGAACAACCTGGCGCTGCTGTGCCAGAACCAGGGCAAGTACGACGAGGTGGAGTACTACTACCAGCGcgccctggagatctaccagaCCAAGCTGGGCCCCGACGACCCCAACGTGGCCAAGACCAAGAACAACCTG GCGTCCTGTTACCTCAAGCAGGGGAAGTTCAAGCAGGCGGAGACGCTGTACAAAGAGATCCTCACCCGGGCGCACGAGAGGGAGTTTGGGTCGGTGGACG ATGAGAATAAGCCCATATGGATGCAcgcggaggagagagaggagcagagcaaG GGGAAGCAGAAAGACGGCTCGCCCTTCGGGGAGTACGGCGGGTGGTACAAGGCCTGCAAGGTGGACAG CCCCACAGTGACCACCACGCTGAAGAACCTGGGCGCCCTCTACAGGCGGCAGGGCAAGTTCGAGGCCGCCGAGACCCTGGAGGAGGCCGCCATGCGCTCCCGAAAACAG ggtcTGGACACGGTGCACAAGCAGCGTGTGGCGGAGGTGCTGAACGACCCTGAGTCGCGGGAGAAGCAGCGCAGCCGCGAGAGCCTGACCTCCGACGTGGTGAAGTATGAGAGCGGCCCGGATGGGGGCGAGGAAGTGAGTATGAGCGTGGAGTGGAATGGG GCCTAG